CGTCGGAATATTTCGAGCGAGCCCAGGCGATGATCGCCCGGATGGGGGCCAGGCCGAAAAGCCGCCTGGTCTTTTCGGATTACGTCGCCCTGTTCCGCTCATTCGTCCGGCAGGGGATCATCGCAAGGTACCGGGTGCCGTACTGGCGTTTCCTCGGGAAAACGTTCTTCCGTTCGCCGAGACACCTTGGGCTGGCGGTCACGCTGGCGATCATGGGCCACCACTTCTTCATCCTGTCCCGCCGGATGCAATCGAAAACGGCGCGGTGATCTCCGGTCCGCATCCGTTCCCGCAGGGCGTCGGTCAACCCGTTCGGAAGTGATCGCACAGCAGCGCGGCCACTTTCCGGGACAGGAGCAGCCCGACGTGGGAGGCCCGAACGGTGACCGTCCGCGCTCCTTCGACGCGCGTTTCCTCGACACGGATGACGCCGTCGGCGAGTGGGCCCGGATCTGGCCGCTGCAGACCCTCGCCTGGACGATGGGCGCCTACTCCATCCGCCATCTTTTCCCGGAATCGACCGTCGACGGTTAGGCGAATCTGCTGTACACAGTATACTTGGAATTGTGGTATAGTCCCCGTCAATGATTTCAGTTCGACCCAAACCCCACATCCCGAAGGAGGCAGCCATGGCAAGGAAGAAGATCGCTCTCATCGGCGGCGGTCAGATCGGCGGCGTGCTGGCGCAGCTGTGCGCCCAACGCGAACTCGGTGACGTCGTGCTGTTCGACATCGTCGAAGGATTGCCCCAGGGCAAATGCCTCGACATCGCGGAAGTCGGCCCGGTGGAAGGGTTCGACGTCTCCCTGAAGGGGACCAACAGCTACGCCGACATCGCCGGCTCCGACCTTGTCATCGTCACGGCGGGCCTTCCCCGCAAGCCGGGGATGAGTCGCGACGACCTGATCGGCGTCAATTCGAAGATCATGTCCCAGGTCGCCGAGGGGATCAAGACGTACGCCCCGAACTCCTTCGTCATCGTCATCTCCAACCCGCTCGATGCGATGGTGACCCTCTGCCAGAAGATCACCGGATTCCCCAACAACCGGATCATCGGGCAGGCCGGGGTCCTCGATTCGGCCCGCTTCACGGCCTTCATCGCATGGGAACTCGGCGTCTCCGTGCGGGACGTGAGCGCGATGACCCTCGGCGGTCACGGCGACTCCATGGTTCCCCTGGTCCGGTACGCCTCCGTGGCCGGGATCCCCGTCATGGAACTGCTGGAGCGGAAATACGGCAACGCCGCCAAGGCGAAGGAAGTGATGGACGCGATGGTCAACCGCACCCGGAAGGCCGGCGGTGAAGTGGTCGCCCTTTTGAAGACCGGTTCCGCCTTCTTCTCCCCGGCGGCGGCGGCGTTGGCGATGTCCGAGTCGATCCTGAAGGACCAGAAGCGGGTCCTGCCGTGCTGCGTCTACCTGAACGGCGAGTTCGGCGTGAAGGGGTACTTCGTCGGCGTGCCCGCGGTGCTCGGCGCAAACGGCGTCGAGAAGGTGGTCGAGTTCAAGCTCGACGCCGAGGAGCAGGCGATGATGGACAAGTCCGTCGCGGCTGTCAAGGGGCTGGTCGGCACCCTCAAGTAGATTTTACCCTCTGCAGACGTACTCCGGCCGGGACGGGGTCTCCCCTCCCGGCCGGAGCCGTTTTCACCCGACCCCTTTCCCATGGAAAAACCACCTGAAAAATTGATAAGATTGTCGCATCATCCGAATTGCAATATGAATCCGTACCCGACAGGGGTGGAACGATGAAAACGACACTACCCGGGAAAATAACGGGTCGCACCGCCCTCGCGCTCGCAGGAATCCTCCTTGCCGCCGCGCTGGCCGGATGCACGGGTTCCGCCGTCACGGGGGGCGGGACCACGGCGGTCACGGTCACGATCGGGGGAGCCGGGTCTTCCGCTGCGAGTGCGGCCGTCTCGTCCCGTTCGACGCCGCGTCCGCTCGCGGCTGCGATCCCCTCCACGGTGACTCTCATCCGCTTCACCATAAGCGGCGCGGGGATCGACAACATCGTGCAGACGGTCCCGGTAACCGGGGCGACGATGACCGTCACCCTCCAGGTGCCGAGCGGCCCCGGGAGGACCATTCTCGTGGAAGCGCTCGATTCCGACGGCACGCCCCGTTACAGTGGGTCCACCCTCGTCGACGCCTCCGGATTCGCGCTCGCGGTCACGATCGACATGGCCATCGACCCCGCGAACCCCGCCTTGCAGTCGTGGGGTGTCGTCGCCTCCACCGTTACCATGGCGGCGACACTGAACCGCCTCGCGGCGGGCGACGGCATCGTGATCGCGGCGGGGTCCATGGGGGAGATCCTCTCCTCGACCACTGGAGATTCCTGGACCTCCCTGACACCCGGAAACATATCCGGAGACATCACCGCGCTGGCGTTCGGGAACAACACCTTCCTGGCGATGACGTCGAGCTTTGTCGCCACTTCCGCTCCCGGTTATTGGACCAACCATTTCTTCGGCGCCACGAGCGACAACGTAGCGAACTGGACCCTTCGGGGATCTGTGCCGGGAATCGCCTCGCCGTTTTCGGATATCGCCTTTGGCGCCGGGACGTTCGTCGCCGTGGGAGGCAACAACGCGTTCCACTCCCAGGACAACGGGGCGACCTGGTCTCCCGGGACGGTATCCGGGGTCTCGTTCCTGTCGGGCGTCGCCTACGGAAACGGAAGGTTCGTGTCCGTCGATGCCGCAAGCGACAACGTCGCCGTATCCGCCAATGGCTCCACCTGGACGACCGCGGCGATGGGGCTTACTTCCGCGGAGACCCTCCAAAGTGTCGGCTTCGGC
This portion of the Deltaproteobacteria bacterium CG2_30_66_27 genome encodes:
- a CDS encoding malate dehydrogenase; the encoded protein is MARKKIALIGGGQIGGVLAQLCAQRELGDVVLFDIVEGLPQGKCLDIAEVGPVEGFDVSLKGTNSYADIAGSDLVIVTAGLPRKPGMSRDDLIGVNSKIMSQVAEGIKTYAPNSFVIVISNPLDAMVTLCQKITGFPNNRIIGQAGVLDSARFTAFIAWELGVSVRDVSAMTLGGHGDSMVPLVRYASVAGIPVMELLERKYGNAAKAKEVMDAMVNRTRKAGGEVVALLKTGSAFFSPAAAALAMSESILKDQKRVLPCCVYLNGEFGVKGYFVGVPAVLGANGVEKVVEFKLDAEEQAMMDKSVAAVKGLVGTLK